Proteins from a single region of Fodinibius sp. Rm-B-1B1-1:
- a CDS encoding phytoene/squalene synthase family protein — protein MTDLFRIPYSFLKPLYQRTSLHRSVIEELDDERLKKAYSQCRAITRHHAKTFYMATRFLPNHKQRGIFAIYSLCRYIDDLVDEAEDLLEREELTESDIRQKLDQLKQELHDAYNGCDQESDILIAFADVLKRYHIPIEMPFELIEGVCMDLFKNRYETFDELYDYSFKVASIVGLMTSQVFGYESKEALGYAVDLGIAMQLTNILRDVGEDLRRDRIYIPKEELDRFEVTEQQLFDYQRTENVVNLLQYQIKRTRRYYERSEQGIRLLSSDSRLPVYLARQNYSRILDKIEENDYNVFTKRAYLNTMEKFYVLPQAYYQLKLG, from the coding sequence ATGACAGATCTTTTTCGTATACCATATTCTTTCTTAAAGCCACTTTACCAGCGGACATCTCTGCATCGTTCGGTAATTGAAGAATTAGATGATGAGCGTTTAAAAAAGGCTTATAGCCAATGCCGTGCGATTACTCGTCATCATGCAAAAACCTTTTATATGGCTACCCGCTTTTTGCCTAACCACAAGCAACGGGGCATCTTTGCCATCTATAGTCTTTGTCGATATATCGATGATTTGGTTGATGAGGCTGAGGATCTGTTAGAGAGAGAAGAACTCACAGAGAGTGATATACGACAAAAGCTTGATCAGTTAAAGCAAGAATTGCATGATGCTTATAATGGATGTGATCAGGAAAGTGACATCTTGATTGCTTTTGCTGATGTGCTCAAGCGTTATCATATCCCCATCGAAATGCCTTTTGAACTTATAGAAGGGGTTTGTATGGATTTATTTAAGAATCGCTATGAAACGTTTGATGAACTTTACGATTATTCTTTTAAAGTGGCTTCGATTGTAGGACTGATGACGAGCCAGGTATTTGGGTATGAATCCAAAGAGGCGTTGGGCTATGCAGTGGATCTGGGCATTGCGATGCAATTGACAAATATTTTACGTGATGTAGGGGAAGATTTGCGTCGCGATCGAATCTATATACCCAAGGAAGAATTAGATCGATTTGAGGTCACCGAACAGCAATTATTTGATTATCAACGTACGGAAAATGTTGTGAATCTATTGCAATATCAGATTAAACGAACACGCCGTTATTATGAGAGATCAGAACAGGGCATAAGGTTGTTAAGCAGTGATAGCAGGTTACCGGTATATTTGGCTCGACAGAATTATAGTAGAATACTCGACAAGATTGAAGAGAATGATTACAATGTATTTACTAAGCGGGCATATCTTAATACCATGGAGAAGTTTTATGTGCTTCCCCAGGCCTACTATCAATTGAAATTGGGATAA
- the rpsO gene encoding 30S ribosomal protein S15, with protein sequence MAITKERKEELVEQYGGSKENTGSTEAQIAILTERINDLTDHIQENTQDHHSRRGLLKLVGKRRKLLDYLKDNDIETYRELIDDLGIRK encoded by the coding sequence ATGGCGATAACAAAAGAGCGAAAAGAAGAACTCGTTGAACAATATGGTGGATCTAAAGAAAATACAGGGTCTACCGAAGCTCAGATAGCAATTTTGACTGAGCGTATTAATGACCTTACCGATCACATTCAGGAAAACACGCAAGATCACCATTCACGAAGAGGTTTGTTGAAGCTGGTTGGGAAAAGAAGAAAACTTCTCGATTATCTTAAAGACAACGATATTGAAACCTATCGTGAGCTTATTGATGATTTAGGAATTCGTAAGTAA
- a CDS encoding alpha/beta hydrolase-fold protein, with product MEAKIEKWRSPSLGKEMELTVYGESGTPVIGIPTRGATCGQWEEFGMTNAISYQLKNGFNQLFVLPSIDNEAILNENASPAQRLIRQQQYESYIVEEVVPFIKEQNHIEFIIIAGIDFGGYQAVTTALKHPEHFGKAIGISGIYDIRPYMDGYYDDDVYYANPMDFVPNLNKKTLLNKVQDIDFRLVSFDGDKRKNDAVRMDNVMRMKFLDADLDIWSDNSDEWDLWPQMLKTHII from the coding sequence ATGGAAGCGAAAATTGAGAAATGGCGGAGTCCCAGTCTTGGAAAAGAAATGGAGCTTACTGTTTACGGAGAGTCAGGAACTCCAGTGATAGGAATTCCAACGAGGGGAGCTACTTGTGGTCAATGGGAAGAATTTGGGATGACGAATGCGATCTCATACCAACTTAAAAACGGCTTTAATCAGCTCTTTGTATTACCATCCATCGATAATGAAGCTATACTAAATGAAAATGCGTCTCCAGCACAACGATTGATTCGTCAGCAGCAGTATGAGTCATATATTGTTGAGGAAGTGGTGCCTTTTATTAAAGAGCAAAATCATATTGAATTTATTATTATTGCCGGTATCGATTTTGGAGGATATCAGGCTGTCACAACAGCATTAAAACACCCCGAACATTTTGGAAAAGCAATTGGAATAAGTGGAATATATGACATCAGGCCGTACATGGATGGCTATTATGATGACGATGTATATTACGCTAATCCGATGGATTTTGTCCCAAACCTGAATAAGAAAACATTACTCAATAAAGTTCAGGATATTGATTTCAGGTTAGTTAGCTTTGATGGGGATAAACGAAAAAATGATGCAGTGCGTATGGACAATGTAATGCGCATGAAGTTTTTAGATGCTGATCTTGATATATGGTCTGATAATTCTGATGAATGGGATTTATGGCCGCAAATGTTAAAAACACACATTATTTAA
- the pnp gene encoding polyribonucleotide nucleotidyltransferase: protein MKEDFKSVEFAPGKTLSIETGRIAKQADGAVVVRMGDTMVLCTAVSSKEPSDKPFFPLTVDLRESFSAGGKFPGGFIKREGRPNDKEVLSSRLIDRCLRPLFPDGYTNETQIICSVLSSDGEHDGDVLGAVGASAALHISDVPFAGPIAEVRVGRIEGEFVVNPTISQMESSDIDMIIGGTAESVSMMEGEMDEISEEEMLEAIKVGHEAIQKLCAFQEELREEFGKEKREHTPEPVDEDLKEKVHELAEERIREHVNVGLDKEKYSEGLQEIKDSVVEELTETEEYAEEGGTIKDILSDIEKKELRNMILEKKKRIDGRSPEDIRDIWTQVGYLARTHGSAIFTRGETQALVSVTLGTQKDAQAVDTLLTEEDKKFFLHYNFPNYSVGEAGFMRGPGRREIGHGHLAERSISKLMPSFDEFGYVIRVISDITESNGSSSMASVCGGSMALMDAGVPLKKPVAGIAMGMIVGDDKEVVLSDIRGEEDFMGDMDFKTAGSRDGITACQMDMKVSGISFEKLEEALEQARKGRLHILDKMAETISEPREQISEYAPQFVKMEIEADDIGSVIGPGGKVIQTLQKETNTEIWVEEDEERGKGKITISADRLDNAEEAKKRIQGIVGHLEEGATYQGTVKAIKDYGAFVEIVPGKDGLLHVSEINHSHVDNVRDVLSVGDELEVKLLKVEHGGKLRLSRKALIPEDGDNN, encoded by the coding sequence ATGAAAGAAGATTTTAAAAGTGTAGAATTTGCACCGGGTAAAACGTTATCTATAGAGACAGGACGTATTGCTAAGCAGGCCGACGGTGCAGTGGTGGTTCGCATGGGCGATACTATGGTATTATGTACTGCAGTAAGTTCAAAAGAACCAAGCGACAAACCATTTTTCCCCTTAACCGTAGATTTGCGCGAAAGTTTTTCTGCTGGTGGTAAATTTCCTGGGGGCTTTATTAAGCGTGAAGGTCGTCCAAATGACAAAGAGGTGCTTTCCAGTCGGTTGATTGACCGTTGCCTTCGGCCTTTATTTCCGGATGGTTACACAAACGAAACCCAAATAATTTGCTCGGTACTTTCATCCGATGGTGAGCATGATGGTGATGTATTGGGTGCTGTAGGAGCATCTGCTGCACTACATATTTCAGATGTTCCATTTGCAGGACCTATTGCAGAAGTTCGCGTGGGACGTATTGAAGGAGAATTTGTTGTTAATCCTACCATTAGTCAGATGGAAAGCAGTGATATCGATATGATTATTGGTGGAACTGCAGAGAGTGTTTCTATGATGGAAGGTGAAATGGATGAGATTTCTGAGGAGGAAATGCTTGAGGCTATTAAAGTGGGTCATGAAGCCATCCAAAAGCTGTGTGCATTTCAGGAAGAACTTCGCGAAGAGTTCGGAAAAGAAAAGCGTGAGCACACGCCTGAACCGGTGGATGAAGATCTTAAAGAAAAAGTTCATGAGCTTGCCGAAGAACGTATTCGTGAGCATGTAAATGTTGGGCTCGACAAAGAGAAATACAGCGAAGGCCTTCAGGAAATTAAAGACAGTGTTGTTGAAGAGCTGACGGAAACCGAAGAATACGCTGAAGAAGGCGGTACAATTAAGGATATCCTCAGCGATATTGAGAAGAAAGAACTTCGCAATATGATTCTTGAGAAAAAGAAACGTATTGACGGACGTTCTCCGGAAGATATCCGCGATATCTGGACGCAGGTTGGATATCTTGCTCGTACACATGGTTCTGCAATCTTTACCCGTGGAGAAACGCAGGCACTTGTTTCTGTTACACTGGGTACCCAAAAAGATGCCCAGGCTGTTGATACACTACTGACCGAAGAAGACAAGAAGTTTTTCCTCCACTATAACTTCCCAAATTACAGTGTAGGAGAAGCTGGCTTTATGCGCGGTCCCGGCCGACGTGAAATTGGTCACGGACATTTGGCCGAGCGTTCGATTAGTAAATTGATGCCATCTTTTGATGAGTTCGGATATGTTATTCGTGTGATTTCTGATATTACAGAATCAAACGGTTCATCTTCTATGGCGTCTGTTTGTGGTGGTTCAATGGCACTGATGGATGCTGGTGTCCCCCTTAAAAAACCTGTTGCCGGAATTGCAATGGGAATGATTGTTGGCGATGATAAGGAAGTGGTCCTTTCTGATATTCGAGGCGAAGAAGACTTTATGGGAGATATGGACTTCAAAACAGCTGGTAGCCGCGATGGTATTACAGCTTGCCAGATGGATATGAAAGTAAGTGGCATCTCTTTTGAAAAGCTTGAAGAAGCACTTGAACAAGCTCGAAAGGGAAGACTTCACATTCTTGACAAGATGGCTGAAACCATCTCTGAACCCCGAGAACAGATCTCTGAATATGCTCCCCAATTTGTTAAAATGGAGATTGAAGCGGATGATATTGGATCTGTAATTGGACCGGGTGGAAAAGTTATCCAAACCCTTCAGAAAGAAACCAATACCGAGATTTGGGTTGAGGAAGATGAAGAGCGCGGTAAAGGTAAAATTACTATTAGCGCTGATAGGTTAGATAATGCCGAGGAGGCAAAGAAACGTATCCAGGGCATTGTAGGTCATCTCGAAGAAGGTGCTACCTATCAAGGTACGGTGAAAGCGATCAAGGATTACGGCGCTTTTGTTGAGATTGTACCTGGAAAAGATGGATTGCTTCACGTCTCAGAAATTAACCATTCGCATGTTGACAATGTACGTGATGTACTGTCAGTGGGGGATGAGCTTGAAGTGAAGTTGCTCAAAGTTGAGCATGGTGGAAAACTTCGTCTTTCACGAAAGGCATTGATTCCTGAAGATGGAGATAACAACTAA
- a CDS encoding sigma-70 family RNA polymerase sigma factor encodes MSDEDLMEKFQSGYEEAFNLLVERYQDRLHNFLYRYTHDHQDCEDLVQETFFRVFRSRHSYERIAKFSTWMYTIAINLAKSLYKKKKRMTKVTIHKDPDDSEDRPMKLEDSGILPDDSLHEKMCMDQLEKALEELSDDFREVVILRDIQQLSYEEISEIADLPMGTVKSRINRGRAQLQELLESYVYPETISA; translated from the coding sequence ATGTCAGATGAAGATCTGATGGAAAAGTTTCAATCAGGGTACGAAGAAGCTTTTAACCTGTTGGTGGAGCGTTATCAAGATCGGTTGCACAACTTTTTATATCGTTATACGCATGATCATCAGGATTGTGAGGATCTGGTTCAGGAAACTTTTTTTCGAGTATTTCGCAGCCGTCATTCTTATGAACGGATTGCCAAATTTTCTACGTGGATGTATACCATTGCCATTAACTTGGCCAAGAGTTTGTATAAAAAGAAAAAACGTATGACAAAGGTAACCATCCATAAAGATCCAGATGACTCTGAAGATCGTCCTATGAAATTAGAGGATTCGGGAATATTACCTGATGATTCGCTGCACGAAAAGATGTGTATGGATCAACTTGAAAAGGCGTTAGAAGAGCTTAGTGATGATTTCCGTGAGGTGGTAATTCTTCGTGATATCCAGCAATTGTCGTATGAAGAAATTTCTGAAATTGCGGATCTGCCGATGGGTACGGTTAAGTCGCGAATTAATCGCGGAAGAGCCCAATTACAGGAATTATTAGAAAGTTACGTGTATCCCGAAACAATTTCGGCATAG
- a CDS encoding pitrilysin family protein, producing MSSIQNMNEIDFVNKTTLDNGLKIVTEHVDSVKSVAVGIWAKTGSRNETNKMAGVTHFLEHMLFKGTDSRSSLDIAMSMESVGGYLNAFTSSEYTCYYSRCLNTQLERALDVLSDMVLHPSFPEDEIEKEKKVVIEEMKMYRDSPNDYLFEQFSEQVFKGHPLGNSTLGFEDTVSAFERQDLYDYMDDRYQPGNLLVSVAGNVDHEKVVKLVSEYFSEVEPQETVDQNPSLPDYEVSDVELTKPIEQTHLIAGRRGLHYNHNDKYRLLLSNTVLGGGMSSRLHQNVREKYGYCYTITSFNQSYSDTGLYGIYVGTDKDYVGHVRELIEAEIDKLKQDPIPEKELSEAKAQLKGKLMLSVESMSNRMSRLAKSEIYFDRFVTLDELQEKIDAVEADQVQDFAQEFFDNDQFSEALLLPEA from the coding sequence ATGAGCTCAATACAAAATATGAATGAAATTGATTTTGTAAATAAAACAACCTTAGATAACGGACTTAAGATTGTTACTGAGCATGTCGACAGTGTGAAAAGTGTGGCTGTTGGCATCTGGGCGAAGACGGGAAGCCGTAACGAGACAAATAAGATGGCAGGTGTGACACATTTTCTTGAGCACATGCTTTTTAAGGGAACCGATAGCCGCTCTTCGCTCGATATTGCTATGAGTATGGAATCTGTTGGTGGATATCTGAATGCATTTACATCATCAGAATATACATGCTACTACTCACGATGCTTAAATACACAGCTCGAACGGGCGCTGGATGTCCTTTCGGATATGGTTCTGCATCCATCATTTCCTGAGGATGAGATCGAGAAGGAAAAGAAGGTAGTCATTGAAGAAATGAAGATGTATCGGGATAGTCCCAATGATTACCTTTTTGAACAATTTAGCGAACAGGTCTTTAAGGGACATCCATTGGGAAATTCAACGCTTGGTTTTGAAGATACTGTCTCTGCATTTGAGCGTCAGGATCTATATGACTATATGGATGATCGATATCAGCCTGGAAACTTATTGGTGTCTGTCGCTGGGAATGTGGATCACGAGAAGGTAGTTAAGTTGGTAAGCGAATATTTTAGCGAAGTTGAACCGCAAGAAACAGTAGATCAAAATCCATCACTGCCGGATTATGAAGTCAGTGATGTAGAACTGACAAAGCCTATTGAACAAACGCATCTTATTGCCGGGCGACGTGGCTTGCACTACAATCATAATGATAAGTACCGGTTGTTGCTTTCCAATACAGTGTTAGGGGGTGGAATGAGCTCTCGGTTGCACCAGAATGTCCGTGAAAAGTACGGGTATTGTTATACGATTACGTCCTTTAATCAGTCTTACAGTGATACCGGTTTGTATGGTATTTATGTAGGTACAGATAAAGATTATGTTGGGCACGTCAGAGAGCTTATTGAAGCTGAGATCGATAAGCTAAAGCAGGATCCTATCCCTGAGAAAGAGTTATCTGAGGCGAAGGCCCAGCTTAAAGGCAAGCTGATGCTATCGGTCGAAAGCATGAGTAACCGTATGTCGCGGTTGGCAAAGAGTGAAATCTATTTTGATCGCTTTGTTACACTTGATGAGTTGCAAGAAAAGATTGATGCGGTAGAAGCCGATCAGGTCCAGGATTTTGCGCAGGAATTTTTCGATAACGATCAGTTTTCAGAGGCTTTATTGCTCCCTGAAGCATAG
- the holA gene encoding DNA polymerase III subunit delta translates to MAKKTSIELYSEILNELRSDNREPVYFFYGEEEFFLDKLQEVVEGIIPEDQKDFNFDLLYGRDVTPEKVLSIIRSYPMMAEQRIVILRDFKELSGYGAQAEGYEGKVNDLIPYLEQPNPTTLFVCIDTKKPSGRSKIGKAFKKHAGFYEFEEVPDYRLPDWIISWAKKHHNKKIEPPAAQMLAQYVGNSLQLLSTEIDKVCTFVDTSDTITESEIKEIIGLYREYSVFELKDALFDRNLDEALFIAEQMLQHSKANTGEIIRSVGFFYNVFSNIWQIRRLAGQGNSKKQVQNTLGINNNWYFNKLWKDASAFQLVEMPRIFEALLDADRASKGFTKMDPSTILLLMIKRIIG, encoded by the coding sequence ATGGCTAAAAAGACCAGCATAGAACTCTATTCCGAGATTCTGAATGAGCTTCGTTCAGATAATCGGGAGCCCGTATACTTTTTCTATGGGGAAGAGGAGTTTTTTCTGGATAAGCTGCAGGAAGTGGTTGAGGGAATAATTCCTGAGGATCAAAAGGATTTTAACTTTGATCTACTTTACGGTCGGGATGTCACACCCGAGAAAGTACTCTCAATTATTCGCAGTTATCCGATGATGGCTGAACAGCGTATAGTTATTTTGCGAGATTTTAAAGAGCTGAGTGGTTATGGTGCTCAGGCCGAAGGCTACGAGGGTAAGGTCAATGATCTCATTCCATATTTGGAACAACCTAACCCTACTACGCTGTTTGTCTGTATTGATACCAAGAAGCCATCGGGACGATCTAAAATTGGCAAAGCATTTAAGAAGCACGCAGGATTCTACGAATTTGAAGAAGTGCCCGACTACCGCCTACCTGATTGGATTATAAGTTGGGCTAAAAAACACCATAATAAGAAGATAGAGCCGCCGGCGGCCCAGATGCTGGCGCAATATGTAGGCAACAGCTTGCAGTTACTGTCCACAGAAATAGATAAAGTGTGCACTTTTGTAGACACTTCTGATACCATCACAGAGAGCGAAATAAAAGAAATAATCGGTCTTTATCGCGAATATTCGGTGTTTGAGCTAAAAGACGCCCTTTTTGACCGTAATCTTGATGAGGCCCTGTTCATAGCGGAACAGATGTTGCAACACTCTAAAGCGAACACGGGAGAAATTATTCGTTCCGTGGGGTTCTTTTACAATGTGTTTTCAAACATCTGGCAAATACGCCGGTTAGCTGGACAGGGTAATTCCAAAAAACAAGTTCAAAATACCTTAGGTATCAATAACAATTGGTACTTCAACAAGCTTTGGAAAGATGCTTCAGCTTTTCAACTGGTCGAGATGCCCAGAATTTTTGAAGCACTCTTAGATGCCGACAGAGCATCCAAAGGTTTTACCAAGATGGACCCCTCCACGATACTTCTCCTGATGATCAAACGGATCATCGGTTAG
- a CDS encoding bifunctional riboflavin kinase/FAD synthetase, which translates to MAELVFLKDVQREENTVLTVGTFDGVHAGHRAIVDTVVEKANERNARSVLVTFDPHPRNIINPGDDGIKLLTTLQERCEILEELGIDRMIVIPFDRDFSLLTSDEFIRDIIHKKIGVSEFVIGYDHHFGRNREGTIETIEKLGQELGFDSYVVSKREVGTQTVSSTAIRNAISEKGNVEQAAEFLQRPYRLNGTVVHGDKRGKEIGFPTANIKPEHVNKIIPREGVYAVKLRTNGDWFDGMMNIGTRPTFDGRDQTLEVNLFDFDREIYGKEVQIRFYSRIRDEKKFDGKEELIEQLKQDQNQAKQILSRD; encoded by the coding sequence ATGGCTGAACTTGTATTCTTAAAAGATGTTCAACGTGAGGAAAATACGGTATTGACAGTTGGTACTTTTGATGGGGTTCATGCAGGTCATCGGGCTATTGTCGATACAGTTGTCGAAAAAGCCAATGAGCGGAATGCCCGTAGTGTGCTTGTGACTTTTGATCCACATCCGAGAAATATTATTAATCCGGGTGATGATGGAATAAAACTGTTGACAACCCTTCAAGAACGCTGCGAAATTCTTGAAGAGCTTGGTATTGACCGGATGATTGTAATTCCTTTTGATCGGGATTTTTCCTTACTAACCTCCGATGAGTTTATTCGTGATATCATCCACAAGAAAATAGGGGTAAGTGAGTTTGTTATCGGATACGATCATCACTTTGGACGTAACAGAGAAGGGACTATTGAAACGATTGAAAAGCTTGGCCAAGAGCTTGGTTTCGATTCCTATGTCGTATCCAAACGGGAGGTGGGTACGCAAACGGTAAGTAGTACTGCTATCAGGAATGCAATAAGCGAAAAAGGGAATGTAGAACAGGCTGCAGAGTTTTTACAGCGTCCATATCGTTTAAATGGCACAGTTGTACATGGTGATAAGCGCGGTAAAGAAATCGGATTTCCTACAGCAAATATTAAACCCGAACATGTTAATAAGATTATCCCCAGAGAGGGGGTGTATGCGGTGAAGCTCCGTACCAATGGTGATTGGTTTGATGGGATGATGAATATTGGTACACGTCCAACTTTTGATGGCCGAGATCAAACCTTAGAAGTTAACCTGTTTGATTTTGATAGAGAGATCTATGGAAAGGAAGTGCAGATACGGTTTTACAGCAGGATCAGGGATGAAAAAAAATTCGATGGAAAAGAAGAGTTGATCGAACAATTAAAACAAGACCAAAATCAAGCGAAGCAAATTTTATCAAGGGATTAA
- a CDS encoding asparagine--tRNA ligase, with protein sequence MVYISNLSDHVDEEVTLKGWVYNYRSSGSLYFVELRDGSGICQCVVAQDAVSEEAWEQTEALRQETSLEITGKVVEDERSIGGHELQVTDLNIYQVAEDYPITPKEHGVEFLMENRHLWLRSQKQWAAMRVRNEIIYAIHTFFQERGFVQMDAPIFTGNAAEGTTNLFETEYFEDQAYLTQSGQLYGEAMAMAHGLIYTFGPTFRAEKSKTRRHLTEFWMIEPEMAFYDLNMNMDLAEDFICFIVKRVLDRRPKELEILERDTSKLRKTVEEDFPRISYTEAVEQLKSDEMAEMLDQMVEDRKQEAEDLKEEREEIEKERGQAKKWRKAQIDERVIEIGKRLDEIEEDLRNIPDWRESALNFEWGEDFGGSDETLLTMKYDTPILVHRFPAAIKAFYMKRDPEDEKLAMAVDMLAPEGYGEIIGGSEREEDLETLKKRIAEHGLSEEVFQWYLDLRQYGSVPHSGFGLGLERTVAWLCGLDHVRETIPFPRMMGRLTP encoded by the coding sequence ATGGTTTATATCAGCAATTTGTCTGATCACGTTGATGAAGAAGTAACGCTCAAAGGATGGGTATATAATTATCGAAGCAGTGGGAGCCTCTATTTTGTTGAATTACGCGATGGTTCTGGTATTTGCCAGTGTGTTGTGGCACAAGATGCTGTAAGTGAAGAGGCGTGGGAGCAGACAGAAGCACTCCGCCAGGAAACCTCTCTTGAGATAACTGGAAAAGTGGTTGAGGATGAACGAAGTATTGGGGGACATGAGCTACAGGTTACCGACCTAAACATTTACCAGGTTGCCGAAGATTACCCCATCACGCCCAAAGAGCACGGCGTTGAATTCCTGATGGAAAACCGTCACCTGTGGTTGCGTAGTCAAAAGCAGTGGGCGGCTATGCGTGTGCGCAACGAAATTATCTATGCAATACATACCTTTTTCCAAGAGCGCGGTTTTGTACAGATGGATGCGCCTATCTTTACTGGGAATGCGGCCGAGGGCACGACCAATCTTTTTGAAACCGAATATTTCGAAGATCAGGCATACCTAACGCAATCCGGTCAGTTGTATGGGGAAGCCATGGCCATGGCACATGGGTTGATTTATACCTTTGGACCAACTTTCCGTGCCGAAAAAAGTAAAACGCGTCGTCACTTGACCGAGTTTTGGATGATTGAGCCGGAGATGGCTTTTTACGACTTGAATATGAATATGGATCTGGCCGAAGATTTTATCTGTTTTATTGTAAAACGAGTATTGGATCGTCGTCCTAAAGAGCTTGAAATATTGGAGCGCGATACGTCTAAGCTCCGCAAGACCGTGGAAGAGGACTTCCCCCGCATTTCATATACTGAGGCCGTTGAGCAGCTTAAGAGCGACGAGATGGCGGAAATGTTGGATCAGATGGTAGAAGATCGCAAGCAGGAGGCTGAAGATCTGAAAGAGGAGCGTGAAGAGATTGAGAAGGAGCGTGGACAAGCCAAAAAATGGCGCAAGGCCCAGATTGATGAACGGGTTATAGAAATTGGTAAACGACTTGATGAGATTGAAGAGGATTTGCGCAATATTCCCGATTGGAGAGAATCCGCCCTTAATTTTGAATGGGGAGAAGATTTCGGTGGTAGTGATGAAACGTTGCTGACGATGAAATATGATACTCCAATTTTGGTACATCGTTTTCCCGCAGCTATCAAAGCATTTTATATGAAGCGTGATCCCGAAGACGAAAAATTGGCGATGGCGGTAGATATGTTAGCTCCCGAGGGATATGGGGAAATTATCGGTGGAAGTGAACGTGAAGAGGATTTAGAAACGCTGAAAAAACGTATTGCTGAGCACGGACTTTCTGAAGAGGTATTCCAGTGGTACTTGGATCTCCGTCAATATGGATCGGTACCACACTCCGGTTTTGGACTGGGCTTAGAACGAACGGTGGCATGGCTTTGTGGTTTGGATCACGTTCGTGAAACCATTCCTTTCCCCCGTATGATGGGACGATTGACACCTTAA
- a CDS encoding phosphoribosylaminoimidazolesuccinocarboxamide synthase gives MNSSALDSNALQNCITKTDVSGYPAPYHGKVRDVYELGNDKLGIVASDRISAFDHIMKQAIPYKGQVLNSLAAFAFDKVDDIVDTHIIDVPHPNVTIAKKCDPIPIEVVIRACLTGHAARVYKSGKRTLCGVVLPDGMVENEKFDEPILTPATKAEEGHDEDISEKEILHQGIVDEDIWQEIREKAFKVFERGQQIANKQGLILVDTKYEFGLYNGEVTLIDEVHTADSSRYFYADGYEERLEKGEPQKQLSKEFLREWLMEHGFQGKEGQTLPDLPNEFRIKIYNRYTELYEKLTGQTFTPTPINMNSFNKELKEIFDRY, from the coding sequence GTGAACTCATCAGCACTCGATTCCAATGCCCTTCAAAACTGCATTACCAAAACCGATGTCTCAGGTTATCCCGCTCCTTACCATGGCAAGGTCCGCGATGTATATGAACTTGGGAATGATAAACTTGGCATTGTAGCCAGTGATCGTATTTCTGCTTTCGACCACATTATGAAGCAGGCTATTCCTTACAAGGGACAAGTTTTAAATTCGTTGGCCGCTTTTGCTTTTGATAAAGTAGATGATATTGTAGATACCCACATCATTGATGTGCCTCATCCCAACGTAACTATTGCCAAAAAATGTGATCCCATTCCCATTGAAGTGGTCATTAGAGCTTGCCTAACCGGACATGCCGCCCGCGTTTATAAATCGGGCAAACGAACGCTCTGCGGTGTGGTACTGCCTGATGGAATGGTCGAAAATGAAAAATTTGATGAACCAATTTTGACACCTGCTACAAAAGCTGAAGAAGGACACGATGAGGATATTTCCGAAAAAGAAATCTTACATCAAGGTATTGTTGATGAAGATATCTGGCAGGAAATCAGAGAAAAAGCGTTCAAGGTTTTTGAGCGTGGACAGCAAATTGCCAACAAACAGGGACTCATCCTTGTGGATACCAAGTATGAGTTTGGGTTATATAATGGAGAAGTTACCCTTATTGATGAAGTCCACACGGCCGATTCTTCGCGCTATTTTTATGCGGATGGATACGAAGAACGACTCGAAAAGGGTGAACCGCAGAAACAACTTTCCAAGGAATTTTTACGAGAATGGCTGATGGAACACGGCTTTCAGGGAAAAGAAGGACAAACCTTACCCGACCTGCCGAATGAATTTCGTATTAAAATATACAATCGCTATACAGAACTGTACGAAAAGCTTACAGGTCAAACATTTACCCCCACTCCCATCAATATGAATTCCTTTAACAAGGAGCTTAAGGAAATTTTTGATCGATACTGA